TTGGAGAGCGCCATCGCGATCATCGCGCGCTGACGCATGCCGCCGGAGAACTCGTGCGGGTAGCTGTCGACGCGCTTGTCCGGCTCGGGAATGCCCACCCGGTCCAGCAGTTCGACGGCCCGTTTGCGCGCGGCCTTCCTGGTCACGTCGTTGTGGACGCGGTACGCCTCCACGATCTGGTTGCCGACCGTGTAGTACGGGTGCATCGCGGACAGCGGGTCCTGGAAGATCATCGCCATGTCCCGGCCGCGCAGCCGGCGGACCTCGTCCGGCGTGGCCCCGATCAGCTCCTTGCCGTCCAGCCAGATCTCGCCGGACATCCGCACGTTCTTGCCCCGGGCGCCGAGCCGGTGCAGGCCCATGATCGCCAGGGAGGTCACGGACTTGCCGGAGCCTGACTCGCCCACGATGGAGAGGGTCTGGCCCCTCTCCAGGCGGAAGCTGAGCCCGTCGACGGACTTCACCAGGCCGTCGTCGGTGGGGAAGTGCACCTTGAGGTCGCGCACTTCGAGGAAGGCGGTCGGCGCCGCCGATCCGGCCTCGGGCACCGGATCGCCCACTGCGGCGCCGGTCTTGGACAGTTCGGTCACGAGAGCCTCACCCGCGGGTCGGCGGCGGCGTAGAGAAGGTCCACCAGGAGATTGCAGAGCACGACGAAGAACGCGGCGAGCAGAGTGACGCCGAGAACCGGCGGCAGGTCGTTGTCGGTGATCGCCTGCACCGCGTACTCGCCGATGCCGTGCAGGGAGAACACCCGCTCGGTGATCAGCGCGCCGCCGAGCAGGAGGCCGAGGTCCATGCCGAAGACGGTGATGATCGGGGTGAGCGCGGCGCGCAGGCCGTGCCGGGCGACCACCGTGCGCTCGGGCAGGCCCTTGGAGCGGGCCGTGCGGATGAAGTCCTCGTTCATCGTCTCCAGCATCCCCGAGCGGGTGAGCCGCGCGTAGACGGCGGAGTACAGGAGTGCCAGTGAACACCAGGCGGGAACGAGGGTGTTCGCCCACTGCGCCGGGTTCTCGGTGAACGGGACGTACGTCCGGCCGAAGATCGGCCATTGGTAGGTGAAGAGCAGCAGCGCCAGCTGACCCGTGAAGAACATGGGCAGCGAGACACCCGCGAGGGCGACGCCCATGAAGGTGCGGTCGAAGAACGAGCCCGGCTTGAGCGCGGAGATCACCCCGACCGTGACGCCGGAGAGCAGCCAGATCACCGCGGCGCCCGCGGCGAGCGAGAGCGTCACCGGAAGGCGCGAGGTCAGCTCCGGCCAGACCTCGACGTGGTTCTTGAAGGAGTACCCGAAACACGGCGCACCGCAGTGTGCCGTGGTGGGGCCGAGGTCATAGGTGGCGCCGCCGACGATCCCCTTGATGAAGTGCCAGTACTGGACGTAGACGGGCTGGTCCAGACCGAGGTTGTGCTTGACCGCCGCGATGTCCGCGGCCGTGGGGCTCTTGCCGATGTACTGCTGCGCCAGTTGGTCGGGTGTCTGGCCGGCGAGCCGCGGCAACAGGAAGAAGATGCCAAAGGTGACCGCCGTGACGACCAGCAGCAGGATCACTGCGGCGACAGTCCGGCGGAGGATGTACGAGATCACGGGGATCGGCGCCGGTTGCCGCAGGTCGCGAGACCTGCGGCAACCAATGCCTTCACCTGCCTTCCGGGGCTGCTACTTCTTGGTGGTGCCGATGTTGAGGTAGTCGTACTCACCGCTGAAGGCCGACGTGGACACCAGGTTGGTGGCGTACGGCGAGCGGTACAGCAGGACCTTGAAGTAGGTCAGCGGAACGAGGACCGCTTCGTCCATGGTCTTCTGGTCGATCTCCGCGTACAGCTTGTTGCGCTCGGCGACGTCGGGCGAGGCGATGGCCTGGGCCAGCTTCGCGTCGACTTCCTTGTTCTCCAGCTGCGAGAGGTTGGTGTTGCCGGACTCGCCGATGGCCTTGCTGTTCAGGATCTGCTGGAGGAAGCCGTAGCCGGACGGCCAGTCGGCACCCCACTGCATCATCATGATGCCGACGTTGTTCTTGGCGTTGAACTGGGGAACGCCCGCGTAGTCGGTGAAGTACTTGCCCGACGGGTACTGCTTCAGCGAGGCCTCGATGCCGACCTTCTTCAGCGACGCGATGATCGCCGTGGCCGCGTCGACCTCTTCCTGACGGTCGCTGCGCGCGGTGATGTTGGTCGTGATCTTGTCGACGCCGCAGGCCTTCAGGTGCTCCTTGGCCTTGGCCTCGTCGCCCTTGTTGCCGTCGCTCGCGTACGCGTCCGCCTTCTCGTAACCGGTGATGTCCGGCGGGAGGACGGTGGTGGCGATGTCGCCGCGGATGCTGCCGCCCTCGGCGGTCTGCACGGAGACCTTGTCGATCGCGTACTGCACGGCCTTGCGGCACTCGACGTTGGTGAACGGCTTCACCTTGGAGTTGATCGCCGCGTAGACGAGACGGCCACCGTAGGTGTTGTCGGTGTTCGCCTTCTTCTTCGGGTCGCTGACCAGCTGCGCCTGGGTCTGGGTCTCGACACCCTTGCCCTGGAGGTCGATCAGCGTGTCACCGGACTGGAGGTCCTGGTCGATCGTCGACTGGTTGACCTTCAGGTTGACGACGATCTTGTCCGGGTACTGCTTGCGCAGCGGGTCGGTCTTCTCGTCCCAGTTCTCGTTGCGCACCAGGACGGCCTGCTTGCCCTCGGTGTAGCTCTGGAACTTGTACGAGCCCGAGGACACGATCTTCTTGACGTAGTCGACGCCGGTGTCCTTGGCCTGCGGGACCGGCGCGGTCTGCGGCGTGGCGACCAGGTAGTCGAACTCCTGGAAGGCCTGGTTCAGGTGGAAGACGATCGTGGTGTCGTCCGGCGTCTCGATGGACTTGAGGCCCTCGGCGCTCTTGTCCTTGTACGGACCCGTGTACTTGTCGCCGCCCTCAAGGAACTGCTGGAAGTAGTTGGGGCCCAGCGAGAGCACGTCACGCGCGAAGTTCGAGCGCTCGACGGCGTACTTGACGTCCTTGGACGTGATCGGCGAGCCGTCCTCGTACTTCAGGCCGGCGCGCAGCTTGTACGTCCAGGTCTTGCCGCCGTCGCTCTGGGTGCCCGGCTCGGAGGCGAGGTCCGGGACGAGCGTGTTGCCCTTCTCGCCGGCGTCCGGCTTGAAGGTCATCAGCGGGCGGGCGTACAGCCGGCTGAAGTTGTACATGTACGCGTAGTAGGTGTTCCCCGGGTCGAACGAGTCCGGGACGTCCGACATCGCGTAGGTGACCGTGCCACCCTTGGCGGTGGAGGCGTTGACGACACTCTTCGTCGCGGCGTCCGCGCCGGCGGACTTGGTCCCGCCGTCGCTCTTTCCGTCGTCTGCCTTGCTGCAGCCGGCGAGCAGCAGAGCCACGCTGCCCAGGGCCGCAACAGCGGCAAGTGATGACCTTCGCATGATGGTCGGAATCCCCTCCATTGTCGGAAACTTGTCGAGATCCACGCGGCCGGAAGTCAGCGGCTGCGCGGATCGAGAGCGTCGCGGAGACCGTCACCGAGCAGGTTGAACGCGAGCACGGTGACGAAGATGGCGAGGCCGGGCACGACCATGTACTGGGGATCGATCTGGAAGTAGTCGACCGCCTGGTTGAGCATGCCGCCCCACGACGCCTGGGGCGGCTGGATGCCGACCCCCAGGAAGCTGAGCGAGGCCTCGAAAATGATGTTGGTCGGGATCAGCAGCGTCGAGTACACGATGATCGGACCGACCAGGTTGGGCAGCAGCTCCCGGAAGAGGATGTAGGGGCCGCCGGCCCCCATGCCGCGCGAGGCGTCCACGAACTCGCGCTCGCGCAGGGCCAGTGTCTGTCCCCGGACGATCCGCCCCAGGTAGGGCCAGTTGAAGAAGCCGATGACGAAGATCAGCACGCTGATGTGCAGCGGCAGTCCGTCGAGCCCGAAGGCGCCGCCCTGCAGGGTCGCGGAGATGGCGATCGCGAACAGCAGGAGCGGGAAGGCGAGGAAGGTGTCCATCAGGCGGCTGATGACGGAGTCGACCCGCCCGCCGTAGTACCCGGCCACCACGCCGAGGATGGTACCGATGACGTTGGAGAGCACGGTGGCGCCGAACGCCACCACCAGGGACACCCAGGACCCTTCGAGAATGCGGGCGAGGATGTCACGGCCGAACTTCGGCTCCACACCCAGCGGGTGATCGAGGCTCATGCCACCGAACCCGCCCGTGGGCAGCGACGTGCTGCTGTCGATCAGGTCCTGGTGGAAGGCGTTCGGATCGAGACCCAGCAAGGACTGGAGTGGGCGGGACAGGGCGGCGATCAGGATCAGCAGGACGACGACGACTCCACCGACGACGGCGATCTTGTCCCGCTTGAAGCGGGTCCAGGCGATCCGTCCGAGCGAACGCCCCTCGATGTCCTGGGATTTGATCCCCTGGTCGAGCACAGCCTCCGGCTGCGCCCCGGCAGCCGCCCCGGTGGTCTCGATCGGTGCGGTCACAGCGCCCTGACCCTTCCAGCCGGTGGTCACCGGCCTTTGCGATGCCGCTGTCGACGGCTCGCCTTGCTACGAAAAGCCCAGTGCGCGCAGATGATGCGCCCCCGCTGAGCAGCTGAACTACGACTGTTTACCCATTCATGGAATCGACGACCCCATGCATGTCCCGGGAGTCTTCAGCGTCTACGTGATCAGTAGCCAGAGCTGACGGGGAATGTATGCGCAACCGTGATGCTGTGCTGGGGATACCGTTATCCGAACACGGGGTTCCATCCCGCGAACAGGCGACGGTCGGCATACAAATGCGCACACCGGCCGACGAGTTCGCCCTTCACCACCCGTAGACCGCCAAGCGGGCATGGCGGACAGTCGGCGCGACCCACGGGAAAAGGTGACACAACGACACCTCCGGGGACGCGGGCGGCGGCACCCGGAAGGGAACAGCCCTCAGGGGCGCGGCGCGCGCCGTCGCCGGCCGATCGGGCGGGCGAGCGGGCGGCCGATCGGGCGGGCGAGCCGGGACAGCTTTCGGCGGCACGGCGTCTGAACGCGTCGGAGCGCCGAAGGGCGGCGCGTCTTGTCTCCTGACGGGAACCACCCGCCGGGCCTCGTCCGGCGGGCCCCGCGTCCTCGGGGGCCGTCCGGCCGCCGGGACGTCACTCCGCTCAGTACGCCCCGCGCTGCGGATACCCGTAGCCGCCGGTGATCGGCGGCTGCACCGGAGCGGCGTGCGCCTCCCGGTCGTAGAACGGGCGGGCGTTGGCGCGCAGCCACATCGCGACCGGGTCGTAGTCGTCGGACATCGCGACCGTGGAGACGGGAAGCCCCTCCGGGACCGCGCCGATCGTCTGCCCCATCATCGCGCGGGCCGACTCCACCGCGGCCCGGCCGGTGTCGTAGAGGTCGAGCCCGATGGCGAGGTACGGAGCGCCGAGCGCCGGCTGCACCCAGGCGCGACGCAGCGAGCGGATCGCCGGGGTACGGTGCGCGTTCTGCGAGAGCAACGCGTAGAACTGCGGGATCTCGATGGCCGGTTCGGAGAGGGTGAGGGGTCCTGCGGGCAGCCGGTCGAGCCCGTTGGCGATCCGGCGCAGATCCAGCCACGGGATGCCTACGCCGCCGCCGGGGGTGTGCGGGTTGAGCCAGATTCCCCAGTGGTCGGGGAAGAGGGAGCGCGCGATCTCCCGGCCGGTGATCACCTCGTGGGCGCGGTTCCAGCCACTGGCCGCGAGCTCTTGGGCGGAGGTCACGCAAGGGGCGTAACCGAGGCCGTCCACACCGATGTTGCCGTACTGGGCGTCCGGGGAGCCGGCCGTGCCGTGCCAGAGCAGCATCCAGACCTGGCCCTCCGAAAGGGCCCTCAGCAACTCCTCGTACGCGTCGAAGCGCCCGGGGGTCACCTGGCGCAGCATGTGTTCGACCTGCCCGGCCGCTGCCGTGCCTGACGCACTCACCCTGGGTCCCGCCCCTCGTCGATCCACCGTGTCGCGCGCCGCCCCCGGGCGCGCGGGAGCGACCTCGCCATCAAACCAGCTTATGCGCCCTTACTGACACCGACTTGACGCCACCGTCCGACATGCCGGACACGGCAGGCCGGTCCCGGGCGGCGACCGGGCCACCCGGCAACCGGTCCACGGACTCGGCCCGGCGCCGCGGCCGGTCCGCCCCGGCGGTCACTGGAAGAAGGGCCGGACCTTCTCCAGCATCCAGTCGCCGACCGGGTCCTGCGCCATGTCGAGCAGGACCAGGTTGACGGGCCACGGCACCTGCACGCGTCCGAGCGCGCGGCCCAGCGCGTCCATGGGAGCGCCCCGCGTGGCCTCGTCCCACGCCGAGAACTGGACGGCGACGAAGAGGACGGGGTCGCCGCCCTCGATGCTGGCCAGCGCGCGACGGGCGGTGGCGACCACACCGGTCTCCCGGAACTCGGCGGACACGGCGGCGAGGAAGTCGACCGGTTCCTCCTTCCAGTCCGGCTCCCAGAGCCGCACCCGGCCACCGCCGGCCGGCCCGTCCAGCGGGGTGTTACCTGCACGGCAGAGCTCGGCGACGGCGGCGGGCGGCAGCGGGAGCCCGACCGCACCGCCCGGGTTGACCGCGATGCCCACCTGCGGGGGCAGTCC
The DNA window shown above is from Streptomyces sp. NBC_00247 and carries:
- a CDS encoding ABC transporter ATP-binding protein; protein product: MTELSKTGAAVGDPVPEAGSAAPTAFLEVRDLKVHFPTDDGLVKSVDGLSFRLERGQTLSIVGESGSGKSVTSLAIMGLHRLGARGKNVRMSGEIWLDGKELIGATPDEVRRLRGRDMAMIFQDPLSAMHPYYTVGNQIVEAYRVHNDVTRKAARKRAVELLDRVGIPEPDKRVDSYPHEFSGGMRQRAMIAMALSNNPQLLIADEPTTALDVTVQAQILDLIRDLQKEFDSAVVLITHDLGVVAEIADQVLVMYGGRCVERGPVDAIFSQPQHPYTWGLLGSMPRIDREQTERLVPVKGQPPSLINVPSGCAFHPRCPYADVPKGGITRTERPDLQVVGGGHYSACHLSPEDRTRIWTEEIAPKL
- a CDS encoding ABC transporter permease, encoding MISYILRRTVAAVILLLVVTAVTFGIFFLLPRLAGQTPDQLAQQYIGKSPTAADIAAVKHNLGLDQPVYVQYWHFIKGIVGGATYDLGPTTAHCGAPCFGYSFKNHVEVWPELTSRLPVTLSLAAGAAVIWLLSGVTVGVISALKPGSFFDRTFMGVALAGVSLPMFFTGQLALLLFTYQWPIFGRTYVPFTENPAQWANTLVPAWCSLALLYSAVYARLTRSGMLETMNEDFIRTARSKGLPERTVVARHGLRAALTPIITVFGMDLGLLLGGALITERVFSLHGIGEYAVQAITDNDLPPVLGVTLLAAFFVVLCNLLVDLLYAAADPRVRLS
- a CDS encoding ABC transporter substrate-binding protein, which gives rise to MRRSSLAAVAALGSVALLLAGCSKADDGKSDGGTKSAGADAATKSVVNASTAKGGTVTYAMSDVPDSFDPGNTYYAYMYNFSRLYARPLMTFKPDAGEKGNTLVPDLASEPGTQSDGGKTWTYKLRAGLKYEDGSPITSKDVKYAVERSNFARDVLSLGPNYFQQFLEGGDKYTGPYKDKSAEGLKSIETPDDTTIVFHLNQAFQEFDYLVATPQTAPVPQAKDTGVDYVKKIVSSGSYKFQSYTEGKQAVLVRNENWDEKTDPLRKQYPDKIVVNLKVNQSTIDQDLQSGDTLIDLQGKGVETQTQAQLVSDPKKKANTDNTYGGRLVYAAINSKVKPFTNVECRKAVQYAIDKVSVQTAEGGSIRGDIATTVLPPDITGYEKADAYASDGNKGDEAKAKEHLKACGVDKITTNITARSDRQEEVDAATAIIASLKKVGIEASLKQYPSGKYFTDYAGVPQFNAKNNVGIMMMQWGADWPSGYGFLQQILNSKAIGESGNTNLSQLENKEVDAKLAQAIASPDVAERNKLYAEIDQKTMDEAVLVPLTYFKVLLYRSPYATNLVSTSAFSGEYDYLNIGTTKK
- a CDS encoding ABC transporter permease; the encoded protein is MTAPIETTGAAAGAQPEAVLDQGIKSQDIEGRSLGRIAWTRFKRDKIAVVGGVVVVLLILIAALSRPLQSLLGLDPNAFHQDLIDSSTSLPTGGFGGMSLDHPLGVEPKFGRDILARILEGSWVSLVVAFGATVLSNVIGTILGVVAGYYGGRVDSVISRLMDTFLAFPLLLFAIAISATLQGGAFGLDGLPLHISVLIFVIGFFNWPYLGRIVRGQTLALREREFVDASRGMGAGGPYILFRELLPNLVGPIIVYSTLLIPTNIIFEASLSFLGVGIQPPQASWGGMLNQAVDYFQIDPQYMVVPGLAIFVTVLAFNLLGDGLRDALDPRSR
- a CDS encoding enhanced serine sensitivity protein SseB C-terminal domain-containing protein encodes the protein MSASGTAAAGQVEHMLRQVTPGRFDAYEELLRALSEGQVWMLLWHGTAGSPDAQYGNIGVDGLGYAPCVTSAQELAASGWNRAHEVITGREIARSLFPDHWGIWLNPHTPGGGVGIPWLDLRRIANGLDRLPAGPLTLSEPAIEIPQFYALLSQNAHRTPAIRSLRRAWVQPALGAPYLAIGLDLYDTGRAAVESARAMMGQTIGAVPEGLPVSTVAMSDDYDPVAMWLRANARPFYDREAHAAPVQPPITGGYGYPQRGAY
- a CDS encoding enhanced serine sensitivity protein SseB, whose product is MDIPAQTSPRQLQGWPANEFEEVLSASLGVPGAGGRLVEVLGRSQLWIPLPGGGGPTSADLDLPTIELDGAAFVPVFSSEAQFLGCAGSHLSYAVAPAREFARGLPPQVGIAVNPGGAVGLPLPPAAVAELCRAGNTPLDGPAGGGRVRLWEPDWKEEPVDFLAAVSAEFRETGVVATARRALASIEGGDPVLFVAVQFSAWDEATRGAPMDALGRALGRVQVPWPVNLVLLDMAQDPVGDWMLEKVRPFFQ